TGGCCGACCGCGTCCTTCCGGCCCAGGGAGACGCCCCGCCCGAGGTAGCGCGCCGAGTACGGAGCGGGCGCGCGCCCGCCTGCCAGGAGCGCCACGGTGTCGGCCGCGTGCGCACCCTGCGGTCCGGCGACCTGACAGGCCATCCGGCCGCCCGTCGCCGCCGCGCAGTCGCCCACCACGAGAATCCGCTCGTCGGTGACGCTGCGCAGGGACTCGTCCACGATCGCCCGGCCCGATTCGTCGACCGCGAGACCGCTGCGGGCCGCCAGATCGGGTACGCCGCTCACGATCGCCCACAGGGTCAGATCGGCGGCGAAGGTCTCGCCCGACCGCAGGTGCACGACGCCGTCGGTCACCTTCGTGACCTCGTCGTCCACGATCTCGACGGTCAGCCGCTCCAGTCCGGCACGGACTCGTGCTTGCGGCCCTGGCGAGAAGGACCCGGCGACCGACGACCCGACGAGCCGCACCCGGAGATCAGGCCGCGCGGCCGCGATCTCCGCCGCCGTCTCGATGCCCGTCGGGCCGCCGCCGACCACCGCGACCGTGCTGCCGGCGCCCAGCGTGGCCAGCGCCTCACGTGCCCGCTCCGCCCCCTCCCAGGTACCGACCGGAACCGTTCCCGGCAACGGCTGCACCGTGCTGCCGACGGCGAGGACCGCGTAGTCGTAGTCGAGACTCCTGCCGTCATCGAGGGTCACGCTGCCTGCACCGACCTTGTCGACCGCGCCGACCAGCGACGTGATCCCCGTCCGGAGCATCGTCGTCAGGGGCGTCGCGGCGGCGGCCGTCCCCGCGACCCGCTGATGAAGCCGGACTCGCTCGACGAAGTCAGGTCGAGGGTTGATCACCGTGACCTCGGCCTTCGGCAGCTTCTTGGCCAGCCGGTTCGCCGCAGCCGTGCCCGAGTAGCCCGCACCGATCACCACGATCTTCATCCTGGTCTCCTAGGGAGGCGACGACCGCCTCGTCGGGGAATGTCTGCACCCTTCTTGACAGGACGGCGAGCCCGGCTGTGACAGCTCTGGGTCCGCGGATACGAGAGACGGCTGTGGAGCGGATGCCGGGGACCCGGTGGCAGCGGTCGCGGGAGGGTCGGCGCGCGTCCGGAGTCGAGGAGATCGGCGGAGACCCGGGTGCGGGTGAACACGAGGGCACCGACGGCCGGTGCAGGCGCGATGCCAGGTCGCGAGCGCAGGCGCGCCCGGCGCGGCAGCGACCGGCCCGGCGGAGGCGTTCCCAGGCCTTCTCGGTCTCACGAAGCGAGGCCGGGCGCCGACGGAAGGTCGGCGGTCGGCGGCCTCGGCGGGCCGCTGCGGCCGCTCGCGCCGCTCAGGCCCGCCGCCGTCGAACCGGCAGGCCGCTGAGTCCGAGCCCGTGCGTCGAGCCTCCGCCGGGGCGAAGCGCGGCGTGTGGTCGACGGGTGGGGTGGCCGGCCACACCACACGGCAGACCGCACGATTCACGGCCCGCGAGGCGGCAGGGGTTCGACGAGGACGGTCCGCCCGACGCCTGGCCGCGTCACCGTCTGTGAACAGCGGGACGCGGTCGGCTCAGCCTTCGAAGGGCAGCGGTTCGGCCCCGAGTTCGGCCAGCATGCCGACCATCTTCTGCGTCTCCGCCGTCTGATGGTTCAGGATGTTGCTTGCCAGATTGCGCACCTGGGGTATCGCGGCCCGTTCGGCAGCATAGGCCGCCATCTCCACGCCGCCCTCGTGGTGCCGCAGCATCAGCTGGAGGAAGTAGACGTCCAGTTCGGCGCCGCGCAGTGAGCGCAGGCGCTCCAGCTCGTCCGGGCTCGCCATGCCCGGCATCGCCTGTTCGGCCGAGGCCCCTGCGTCACCGCCGTGTCCGTGGCCCGCGTCGTCGCGCATCCAGGCCATGTAGCCCTCGGTGGGGGTCAACGGTCGGTCCCACAGGTTGAGCCAGCCCTGCATCCAGCCGATCTGCGTCCGCTGATTGGTGTCGATGTCGAAGGCGAGCGTGTCGATGCCGATGTCCTCGCCGTTGACGCGGTACAGGGTCGCCATCGTGGTGGCCTGGCGATGGTGCACCGTCATGTCCTGGGCGAAGCCGACGTCCACCGAGTTCTCCGGCGGCGCCGCGCTGTTCCCCGAGCCGGGCAGGCCGATGAGCATGCCCGCTGCGGCACCGAGCAGCAGCAGGGTGAGCACCGCCGCCGAAGCGACGAGGACACGCACCCAGTTCGTCGAGGAGGCGGATTCCCCCGTGTCCTCCCCTGCCTGCCCGGTCTCGGCCGGTCCGGTGTCCTCGGCGCCCGCTCCTACGGACTCGGTGCCCGCAGCGGCCGCGGCGGCACCGACACCCGCCTGCGCGTCGGACTCGCCGACGGCTGCGGAACCGGTCGACTCGGGGTCGGTCGTCCGCCGAGATCCGGTCTCGGCGGACGACTCGTCACCCTCTGGGATGCGTTCGGTCACGGTGCGGACGGCCCTCAGTCGCTGCTGGAGCCGTCGCCGGCAGGCTCCTCGGCGTCCTCGGGCTGATCGCCCTCGGTCTCCTCGGCGTCGGCACCGTTCTCACCGTCCTGCGCGGGCGCGTCCGGGTCCACCGGAGCGTCCGGGTCGACGGGGGCGTTCGGGTCGATGTCGCCCATGTCCTGGTCGCCCTCGCCGGTGAAGCCGCCGAAGTCCTCGGGGTTGCCGTTCATCGGCATCGAGTCGGGGCCGGGCTCGCTCGCGTCGAAGGCGGGCGGGGCGTCGATGTCGAAGGCGCCGGGGTTGGCCTGGCAGGTCGCGCCGACCTCCGGGTACGTGTAGGCGTTGAGCTGCAGCGCCATGATGAACTGATCGATCCGCTCGTCCTCGGCGTCGTCCAGCTTGAGCTGGTGGCCCCACGCCTGGAGGGAGATCGGGCTGTCGAGGTCCGGGTACGGCGACAGCATCATCGCGGGCTGGTTCTCGACCCGGTCGACGAGCAGGTCGAGCTGCTCGCCCTCCACCTGGTCAGGGTTGTAGGCGATCCACACCGCGCCGTGCTCGAGCGAGTGGACCATGTGCTCGGTGCGCACGGCCTCCTCGTAGACGACCCCGTCGCAGCCCGCCCAGATCTGGTCGTGCGGTCCGCCGAAGGGCGGCGACGACTCGTAGGCGACGCGCTGGGGCGAGAGCACGTGCTGCTGTGCCTCGAACTCCTCCACCACGATGCCCTCGATGTCGGTGGACGGATCTTGATTCTCCGCCGTCGGGGTGAACGCCCGGATGTCCGCCGTGGCGTCGTACCGGTTGTAGACGTAGAAGAAGACACCCGCCGCGAAGACGACGACGGCGAAGACCGCTGCCACGGTGCCCCACGGCCGCTGCTTCTGGGTCACCACTGCTGCTCGGGCGTTTCGTAGTGCCTTCGCACTCTTTCCGCTGGCCATCCCTGCCGGACCTCGTCTCCGTACCGCGCACAATGCTGACGTTGCCGGGCGCCAGTGTAGGGATGTCTCGTCAGCACAGAGTCAGCTAGATGGACCAATGCCGTCGGCGGGAGCGATCTGCGTCACGCGGGGCGGGGACTCCTCCTGCGCCCATCCCACGGACTGGGAGCAGGGTAAGGGCATGATGAGCAGGGAATACCCGACTCTAGAATCCACCAGGTGAGCGCCGAGGAGCTGGCCGAGCTGGTCCGGGTCGTCGCGGCGGACGTGCTGTCCGACCGGGGCCTGGACGTCTCGCTGCTGCCCGCTCCGGTCGTGGTCCGCCGCCGAGACGCCGTGTCGGACACGGACGGCGAGTACGCGACCACGTTCGCGTTGCGCGCGGCCGGTCCGGTGGGGCTGCCTGCCCGCGAACTCGCCGGACTGCTCGCGGACGGACTCGCCCGGGCACCGGGCGTGCGCGGGGCGGCCGCCGCTGGTCCCGGCTTCGTGAACATCGCCATCGAGCAGCCGACCGGCCCCGACGTGCTGCATCACGTCCTGCTGGCGGGCGCCGGGCACGGTCTTCCCGCCGACGGCGGTCTCGACCTCGACGCCCATGCCGACACCGTGCGCGTCGTGGATCAGGCGGGCGTGTCGGTGGGCGCGGCCGAGCGCTCGACGATGGTCGGCGCGGCCGCCGCCCGGTACCTGGTCGCGCGGGCTCGGCCGCACACCTCGGTGCGGTTCGACCCCGAGCGATGGCGTGGCCGCACCGACCGGAATCCACTCTTTCGGGTGCAGTATGCCCACGCGCGGCTGACGATGCTGCTGCGCGGCGCGGCCCTGCTGGGCGTCGCCCTGCCCGGCTCGGCCGAGCGGGCCGCCGGGCACGCCGAGCACGCCGACGGTCGGCCGGAGGACGTCACCCTCACCCGTAGGCTGAGCGAGTTCCCCTCGGTCGTGGCCGATGCCCTGCCTGCCCGACCCGACCGGGTGGCCCGATACCTGGAGGACCTGGCCGACGACGTCCGACGCCTCGCCGACGCCGGGCGACTGCTGCCCAGCGGCGACGAGCGGCCCTCGGCAGAGCACGCCGCCTGCGCGCTGCTCTGCGCGGCGAGTCGCCAGGTGCTGAACAACGGTCTTGCCCTCTTGCGCATGAGCGCTCCGGAACGGATGTGATGATGCGAGCGCACCCCGCTGGCCCCCGGCACGCCGACGTGCTGCTTCCCACGAACACGGCGGGCCCCCGCCCCGAGGGGAACACGCAGCTCGACGAGCTGCACCCCCTGGTGTGGCCGCGTCACGCGGCACGAGGGGCCGACGGCGCCGTGCGGTTCGCGGGCGTGGACGTCCGCGACCTCGTCGCCCGGCACGGCACCCCGCTGTTCGTGATGGACGAGGCCGACTTCCGGTCTCGCTGCGCCGAGTACGCCTCGGCGTTCGGCGACGCGACACTCGTGCACTACGCCTCCAAGGCCTTCCTCTCCACCACCGTCGCCCGCTGGGTCGACGAGGAGGGGCTCAGCCTCGACGTGTGCAGCGGCGGAGAACTGGCCGTCGCCCTGCGCGCCGACTTCCCGGCGGAGCGGATCGCCCTGCACGGCAACAACAAGTCCGTCGCGGAGCTGGAGGCGGCGGTCCGCGCGGGCGTCGGCGTCGTCGTGGTCGACTCCTTCCACGAGATCGTCCGACTTCAGGAGATCGCCCGTCGGCTCGGTCGCGTCCAGCCGGTCATGGTGCGGGTCACCGTCGGCGTCGAGGCGCACACCCACGAGTTCATCGCCACCGCCCACGAGGACCAGAAGTTCGGCTTCTCGGTGGCGGCGGGCCATGCGGCGGAGGCGGTGCGCCGCATCCTCAAGGGCGACACGCTTCGACTAATCGGACTGCACAGTCACATCGGCTCGCAGATCTTCGACGTCGCGGGCTTCGAGGTGGCCGCCCATCGGGTGGTGGGCCTGCTCGCCGACCTGGTGGCCGAGCACGGCGCGGCGGCACTGGCCTCGGTGGAGACCATCGACCTCGGCGGCGGGCTCGGCATCGCCTACACCGTCGACGACGACCCGCCGCCCATCGCCGAGGTGGCTCGTCAGCTACGGGACATCGTCGCGCGGGAGTGCGTCCAGGCAGGCCTGCGGGTGCCCAAGATCGCGGTGGAGCCGGGGCGGGCCATCGTCGGGCCGGGCACCGTGACGGTCTACGAGGTCGGCACGATCAAGGACGTCGAGCTGGGACACGACACCCGCAGGCGGTACGTGAGCGTCGACGGCGGGATGAGCGACAACATCCGTACCGCCCTCTACGACGCGGTCTACGACTGCAGGCTGGTCTCGCGCGGCGCGGAGGGCCCCGGCACGCTCTGCCGGGTGGTCGGCAAGCACTGCGAGTCCGGCGACGTGGTGGTCCGCGACTGCTGGCTGCCCGACGACCTCGCCCCCGGCGACCTGATCGCGCTGGGTGCCACCGGCGCGTACTGCTATGTGATGGCCAACGGCTACAACCGGGTGCTTCGTCCGCCGGTGGTCGCCGTGCTCGACGGCACCGACCGGGTGCTGTTGCGTCGGGAGACCGAGGACGATCTGCTGCGGCTGGAGGTGTCCTGACGTGCACGATCAGAACGGTGCTCCGATCACCATCGCGATGCTGGGCTGCGGAACGGTGGGCAGCGAGGTCGTCAGGCTGCTGGCCGACCAGGCGGCGGACCTGACGGCGCGGGTGGGCCGACCGCTGGTGGTGACCGGCGTCGCGGTGCGCAGGCCGCACCGGCATCCCGACGTCGCCCCCGAACTGCTGACGACCGACGCCGAGGCGCTGGTGGACAGCGGTCCCGACCTGGTCGTGGAGGTCATCGGCGGGATCGAGCCCGCCCGCAGCCTCCTGCTGCGGGCGCTGAAGGCGGGCACCTCGGTGGTCACCGCGAACAAGGCGCTGCTCGCCGAGCACGGGCCCGAGCTGTATGCGGCGGCCGACGCCTCCGGCGCCGACCTCTACTTCGAGGCCTCGGTGGCCGGGGCGATCCCGCTGCTGCGCCCGCTGCGCGAGTCGCTGGCGGGCGATCGGATCGCCAGGGTGATGGGCATCGTCAACGGCACCACCAACTACGTGCTCTCCGCCATGGACGCCACCGGCGCGGGCTATGCCGAGACGCTCGACGAGGCGGGTCGGCTCGGCTACGCCGAGGCGGACCCGACCGCCGACGTCGACGGGTTCGACGCGGCGGCGAAGGCCGCGATCCTGGCGTCCCTCGCCTTCCACACCCGAGTGCGAGCCGAGGACGTGCACCGGGAGGGCATCAGCGGGCTCAGCGCCGCCGACGTCGCTGCGGCGCGGACGCTGGGTCGCACGGTGAAACTGCTGGCCATCTGCGAACGAGTGGTCGACAGCACGGGCACCGAGTCGGTCTCGGTGCGCGTGCACCCGGCGATGATCCCTCGGGACCACCCGCTCGCCTCGGTCGGCGGCGCGTTCAACGCGGTCTTCGTCGAGGCGGACGCGGCCGGACAGCTCATGTTCTACGGGCAGGGCGCTGGCGGCGCGCAGACCGCCAGCGCGGTGCTCGGCGACGTGGTCGCGGTGGCCCGCAATCGGGTGGCGGGCGGTCGAGGCCCCCGCGAGTCGGCCTATGCGGACCTGCCGGTACGGCCGATGGGGCAGACGCCGACGAGATACCACGTCAGCCTGGACGTGGCGGACAAGACCGGGGTGCTCTCGCAGGTCGCGACGGTCTTCGCCGAGCACGAGGTCAGCATCGCCGTCGTGCGGCAGGAGGGCCGTAGCGACGATGCCAGCCTGGTGCTCGTGACGCACACCGCGAGCGACGCGGCCCTGCGGTCGACAGTGGACAAGCTTGCCGGTCTCCCCGCCGTGCGCGAGGTGGTCAGCGTGATGCGAGTGGAGGGTGAGGAAGCGTGAGCGGCAACGACGCCTCGGTGGTCGATCCCGTGGCGGCCCGGCAGTCTGCGCGATCGGGCTGGCCCGGAGTGATCGAGGCCTACCGGGACCGCGTCTCGATCCCGGCGGGTGCGCGGGCGGTGACCCTGCACGAGGGTGGGACGCCGCTGCTGCCCGCGCCGTACCTGAGCGAGCGCTCCGGCGCGACGGTCTACCTGAAGGTCGAGGGGGCCAACCCCACCGGCTCCTTCAAGGACCGAGGCATGACGGTGGCGATGACCCACGCGCTGCACGAGGGCAGCAAGGCGGTGATCTGCGCCTCCACCGGGAACACCTCGGCCTCGGCCGCCGCCTACTCCGCCCGGGCGGGCCTGACCTGCGCGGTGCTGGTCCCCAGCGGCAAGATCGCCCTGGGCAAGATGGCGCAGGCCGTCGCCTACGGCGCCCGCATCCTCCAGGTGGACGGCAACTTCGACGACTGTCTTGAGCTCGCGCGCAAGACCTCCTCCGAGCATCCGATCACGCTGGTCAACTCCGTGAACCCGGTGCGGATCGAGGGCCAGAAGACGGCGGCCTTCGAGATCTGCGACGAGCTGGGGCGCGCCCCCGACCTGCACTTCCTGCCCGTGGGCAACGCGGGCAACATCACGGCCTACTGGCGGGGATACGCCGAGTACGCCGAGGACGGCGTCGTGGACTCCACGCCGAGGATGTTCGGCTTCCAGGCGGCGGGCGCGGCCCCGCTGGTCTCTGGCGAGCCGGTCGCCAGGCCCGAGACCATCGCCACCGCCATCCGGGTGGGCAGCCCGGCGTCGTGGGCGGGCGCGGTGGCGGCGCGGGATGCCTCGAACGGCCGGTTCGGCGCGGTGACCGACGAGCAGATCCTGGAGGCGTATCACCTGCTGGCGCGGCGGGAGGGCGTCTTCGTGGAGCCCGCCTCGGCGGCAGGGGTGGCGGGGCTGTTCGCCAGCGTGGCCGAGGGGCGCGTGCCGCCCGGCTCGGTCGTCGTGTGCACGGTGACCGGACACGGACTGAAGGACCCGGACACGGCCCTGGGCACGCCGGTGCGGGTCGAGCCCCTGCCGGTGGACCCGGCGGCCGTGGCGAGGGCCTTGGAGCTGGTGTGACGCGCCTGCGGGTCACGGTGCCCGCCTCGACTGCCAACCTCGGGTCCGGCTTCGACGCGCTGGGGCTGGCCCTGGACTGGCATGACGTCGTGACGGTCGAGACGGCACCCGCCGGTCTGGTGATCGAGGTCGAGGGGGCCGGGGCGGGCGAGGTGCCCACCGATGACGGTCACCTGCTGTTCCGGGCGTTACGCGCTGCGGTGGAGGCGGCGGGCGAGTCGGTGCCCGGCCTGGTCATCCGCTGTGCCAACACGATCCCGCACTCCAGGGGGCTGGGTTCGTCGGCCGCTGCGGTGGTGGCCGGGGTGGCGGCGGGCTGTGCGCTGGTCGGCCGACCATTGGACGAGCGGGCGCTCGACCTGGCCGCCCGCTTCGAGGGACATGCCGACAACGCTGCGGCGAGCCTGTTCGGCGGGCTGGTGGTCGCGTGGCGCGACGGGGACACGGGGCCGTTCCGGGCTGCGCGGCTGGAGCCGCACGACACCCTGAGTCCTGTCGTCCTGGTGCCTGCGACCGAGTCGACGACGGCGGTGACGCGGGGTCTGCTCCCGGAGCGAGTGCCGCTGTCGGACGCCGCCTTCGCGCTGGGTCGTGCCGCCCTGGCGGTCACGGCGCTGACCAGCAGACCGGACCTGCTGCTGCCCGCCATCGACGACCGCCTGCACCAGCCCTATCGGGCTGCGGCCTGGCCTGCCACGATGGCCGTGGTGACGGCGCTGCGAGCGGCGGGGGTGCCCGCCGCCGTCTCGGGTGCGGGGCCGTCGGTGCTCGCGTTTCCCGAGGCGGGTGTGCTGCCGGAGTCGGTCGAGGTCGCAGGCTTTGCGGTGCACCCGGTGGCGGTCGATCCGACCGGGGTCCGGGTCGTGATCGAATGACCCGGCAGCCGGCCCCCGACCAGGACGGACTCCGACGTGCCGTAGGGTTGGGGACACTACGGGGGGACACGCTGGCGGTTCCGTTGTTGCATGTGGTTGGTCAGCGGTCTACCCTCGAAGGAGATCAGTCACCGGGCGCACGGGCGCCGGTGCAGTGCCCGAGTCATCAGTATTCGGGCCGCATCTCTCACCTCACGCTGGTCTCTTCACTCTTCATACGAGGTCAACGCTGGTGAGTACCCGAACGCCCTGGTGGCAGAGGGAGCCCGCGAAAGCGGTCCCGTCGTCCTCGTGGATACGGGGTGTCAGCGTCAGGAATCGCCGGTAGCGAGCGAGCAGGGTGCGCGTAGGTACGGAACCTCCAGGGCAGGTCGCTGTCAGGAATCTTCGCCTTCGCCCACACTGTCGCCCTGCATCCGCAGTGCGACAGGTCCGCTGGCCCGCGTAGAGAGGCGCGGACCGGTCAGGAAGGACATTAGTGAGCAACACCGAATTGTTGAGCGGCGAGGCGGCCACCGCCGGATCAGCCGCGGGCCAGACAGAGACGGGTGAGCCGAGTTCACGCCAGGACGTCGCAGGTCAGGGGGATGTCGTGACTCAGTCGAATGGCACGCCTGCCCGTCGTAGGGGCGGCCTGTCCGGGATGGTGCTGGCCGAGCTGCGCCAGCTCGCGGGCGAGCTGGGCATCTCCGACACGACCGGAATGCGCAAGGGGGATCTGATCGCCGCAATCCGGGAACGCCAGGGCGGTTCCACTCGGCGGACTTCCGCGCCGCAGGCCGAGGCGCCTGCGCAGTTGGCGGTCGAGATCCCGGAGAAGCCTGCCACTCCCAAGGCAGAGACTCCGCAGCCGACCAAGACCGAGGACGCCCCTGCCCAGTCCGGCGGAGAGGCCGAGGAGGAGGGCGGTCGTCGCGGGCGCCGTCGTCGCTCGTCGACCCGCTCGGCAGGCAGCCAGGAGCAGACCGACGGTCGAGGCGACCGTTCCACGGGCGAGGACCGTGCCGAGCGCAACGGTCGCGACGACCGTGGCGGCGAGCGCCAGGAGCGCGGCGAGGGCCGAGGCCGTGGCGAGCGTCAGGAGCGCGGCGAGGGCCGCGACCGCGGTGAGGGTCGGGACCGTGGCGAGGGCCGCGAGCGCGGCGAGAACCGGGACCGTGGCGAGCGTCAGGAGCGCGGCGAGGGCCGCGACCGTGGCGAGGGCCGGGACCGTGGCGAGCCGAGGGACTCGCGGGACAACCGCGACGACGACGATGACGAGGCAGGCGGCGGCAGGCGGCGCGGCAGGCGCTTCCGCGACCGCAGGCGTGGCCGCACCCGCACCGAGGGTGGCAGCGGCGGCGGCGGCGGTGTCGCGAACGAGCCCGAGGTCCGCGAGGACGACGTGCTGCTCCCGGTCGCCGGAATCCTGGACGTGCTGGAGAACTACGCGTTCGTCCGCACCTCGGGATACCTGGCCGGATCGAACGACGTCTACGTCTCGCTGTCGCTGGTGCGCAAGTACGGCCTGCGTCGCGGTGACGCGATCACCGGCGCGGTGCGCCAGCCGCGCGACAACGAGCAGCAGCGGCAGAAGTTCAACCCGATGGTCCGGGTCGACACGATCAACGGCCTGGAGCCGGACGCGGTCCGCAACCGGCCCGAGTTCACCAAGATGACGCCGCTGTACCCGAACGAGCGGCTGCGGCTGGAGACTGAGCCGCACGTGCTCACGACTCGGGTGATCGACCTGGTGATGCCGGTCGGCAAGGGCCAGCGGGCGCTCATCGTCTCGCCGCCCAAGGCGGGTAAGACGATGGTGCTTCAGGCCATCGCGAACGCCATCACCACGAACAACCCCGAATGCCATCTGATGGTCGTGCTCGTCGACGAGCGGCCTGAAGAGGTCACCGACATGCAGCGCTCGGTCAAGGGCGAGGTCATCGCGGCCACGTTCGACCGGCCGCCCGCAGACCAGACCACCGTCGCGGAGCTGGCGATCGAGCGGGCCAAGCGGCTGGTGGAGCTGGGCTTCGACGTCGTCGTGCTGCTGGACTCGATCACCCGACTGGGCCGGGCCTACAACCTGGCCGCGCCCGCCTCGGGCCGGATCCTCTCCGGTGGTGTCGACTCCACCGCGCTGTACCCGCCCAAGCGGTTCCTGGGTGCGGCGCGCAACATCGAGAACGGCGGCTCGCTCACCATCTTCGCCACCGCTCTCGTGGAGACGGGATCGACCGGTGACACGGTGATCTTCGAGGAGTTCAAGGGCACCGGCAACGCCGAGCTGAAGCTCGACCGCAAGCTCGCCGACAAGCGGACCTTCCCGGCCGTGGACGTCGACGCGTCGAGCACGCGGAAGGAGGAGCTGCTGCTCTCGCCGGACGAGCTGGCCGTGACGCACAAGCTGCGTCGGGTGCTGGCCGCGCTGGACGACCAGCAGGCGCTCGACCTGGTGCTCACGCAGCTCCGCAAGACCCGTACCAACATCGAGTTCCTCATGCAGGTGGCCAAGAGCACACCGGGCAACGGCGATCAGTGATCGCCTGCCGCTAGCCGAGCAGGCCCGGTCTCGACAACGAGGCCGGGCCGTCTCGTTCACCGCCCCCGCAGGCCGAGGCCGGACCCCGGTCCGTGGCCTTCGTCTCGATGACGAGCGGCGGAGCAGGCCTGACGGGGCGCGCTTCGGCGGATCGGCTGCCGCCTGACCTGCCAGGCCGTCGAGATGCCTGCGATCGGGTTCCGCGCGGGCCGTCCGATCAGCGACACCCGACCCGGAAGGCACCCCAGCAGCCCGCCCCGACCAGCCCGATCGCCAGCGCGATCGGCACGGGCAGCTCGATGCCGTCGATCATCAACGCGGGCAGCAGCAGTACTCCGACGTACGCCCACCCCGCCCAGCGCAGAGCACGGATGCCGTGCCAGTCGACGTCGACGCTGGTCACCATGGCTATCGCGGCCGCAGACCCGAACAGGATCGGGCTGGACAGGGCGACGTCGGTG
The Actinoalloteichus fjordicus DNA segment above includes these coding regions:
- the rho gene encoding transcription termination factor Rho, producing the protein MSNTELLSGEAATAGSAAGQTETGEPSSRQDVAGQGDVVTQSNGTPARRRGGLSGMVLAELRQLAGELGISDTTGMRKGDLIAAIRERQGGSTRRTSAPQAEAPAQLAVEIPEKPATPKAETPQPTKTEDAPAQSGGEAEEEGGRRGRRRRSSTRSAGSQEQTDGRGDRSTGEDRAERNGRDDRGGERQERGEGRGRGERQERGEGRDRGEGRDRGEGRERGENRDRGERQERGEGRDRGEGRDRGEPRDSRDNRDDDDDEAGGGRRRGRRFRDRRRGRTRTEGGSGGGGGVANEPEVREDDVLLPVAGILDVLENYAFVRTSGYLAGSNDVYVSLSLVRKYGLRRGDAITGAVRQPRDNEQQRQKFNPMVRVDTINGLEPDAVRNRPEFTKMTPLYPNERLRLETEPHVLTTRVIDLVMPVGKGQRALIVSPPKAGKTMVLQAIANAITTNNPECHLMVVLVDERPEEVTDMQRSVKGEVIAATFDRPPADQTTVAELAIERAKRLVELGFDVVVLLDSITRLGRAYNLAAPASGRILSGGVDSTALYPPKRFLGAARNIENGGSLTIFATALVETGSTGDTVIFEEFKGTGNAELKLDRKLADKRTFPAVDVDASSTRKEELLLSPDELAVTHKLRRVLAALDDQQALDLVLTQLRKTRTNIEFLMQVAKSTPGNGDQ